The Chryseolinea soli nucleotide sequence ATCGTCCGCGAAAAGGAGACGGGCACGATGGAAGTGCTCTTGGTGTCGCCGTTCAAGCCGGTATTGGTTATTCTTTCCAAAGCGGTGCCTTACCTCATCCTCTCCCTGGTGAACGTGGGGACTATTTTGTTGATGAGCATTTTTGTGTTGGACTTGCCCGTGGCGGGAAATCTATTGCTGCTGCTGGCAGAGAGCACGCTGTTCATCATCACGTGTCTGACACTGGGCATTTTTATCAGCATCAAAACGAATTCACAACAAGTGGCCATGCTTATCTCGCTCATGGGCATGTTGCTGCCCACGATGCTCTTCAGCGGGTTTATGTTTCCGATCGAGAACATGCCCTGGCCCTTGCAGATCATTTCCAACATCGTGCCCTCGAAATGGTATTACCTGATCGTGAAAGCCGTGATGATCAAAGGCCTGGGCTTTAGCGCCATCTGGAAGGAGACGCTGATCCTCGCCGGCATGACGCTGTTCCTGTTTGTTGTCAGCCTCAAGAACTTTAAAATACGCCTCGCATGAGAACGATCTTTTTCCTGCTGCAGAAAGAATTCAAACAGATCTTCCGGAACCGGGCCATCCTGGTCATGATCTCGGTCATGCCCGTCGTGCAACTCATGGTGCTGCCACTGGCGGCCAACTATGAAGTGAAGAACATCAATCTGTGCGTGGTAGATCACGACCACTCCACAACGTCTCAGAAACTGATCAACAAGATTACCTCCTCCGGCTATTTCAAACTCACCGGAAACGCCTCCTCATTCCACGAAGCCTTTCCGCTCATGGAGTCCGACGCGGCCGACCTGATTCTGGAAGTGCCACAGCATTTCGAGCGCAACCTCGTGCGCGAAGATGAGCAGAAGCTTTTCGTGGCGGTCAATGCCATCAACGGCACAAAGGCCAACCTGGGAGGGGCCTATCTGGGTTCCATTATCCGGGACTACAACCGTGAGATTCGGTTGGAGTGGAATGTGCCGGGACGTTTCAATGCGGCCCCCCTGATCGACATCTCGTCGTCGAATTGGTTCAATCCCTTGTTGAACTATCGCGTGTTCATGGTGCCGGGCATATTGGCTATCCTGGTGACCATGATCGGTGGATTTCTGACAGCCCTGAACATCGTGAAAGAAAAAGAGGTTGGCACCATCGAACAGATCAACGTAACCCCCTTGCGTAAACATCATTTCATCCTGGGGAA carries:
- a CDS encoding ABC transporter permease, whose product is MRTIFFLLQKEFKQIFRNRAILVMISVMPVVQLMVLPLAANYEVKNINLCVVDHDHSTTSQKLINKITSSGYFKLTGNASSFHEAFPLMESDAADLILEVPQHFERNLVREDEQKLFVAVNAINGTKANLGGAYLGSIIRDYNREIRLEWNVPGRFNAAPLIDISSSNWFNPLLNYRVFMVPGILAILVTMIGGFLTALNIVKEKEVGTIEQINVTPLRKHHFILGKLIPFWVLGNVVFTLGLLVAWAIYGIVPVGNLIVLYVFVGVYLLAVLGFGLLVSTVCETQQQAMFIMFFFMMIFILMGGLFTPIDSMPEWAKLISRFNPVSYLISVMRMVVLKGSDLYDVRIHLGIVALFAVVLNGWAVLNYKKTS